A DNA window from Pseudomonas sp. B21-056 contains the following coding sequences:
- a CDS encoding type II secretion system protein N, whose product MHSSYSFARHVMWLVPLLHGLFLAGQEWRFRQALSREIPAVAESPVVPVASRPNVQAVAIVLGLVPEGAHSPSAEPMTLQASFVIARGLSRALLADAAGARIYRVGERLPSGSVLRRVEADHVTLWRSGREERLALQQEAKPWLRRVSLEAERPATAQSSQYIRPVAGQSE is encoded by the coding sequence ATGCATTCAAGTTATTCCTTCGCACGGCACGTGATGTGGCTCGTGCCGCTGTTGCATGGCCTGTTCCTGGCCGGGCAGGAGTGGCGTTTTCGCCAGGCATTGAGCCGTGAAATCCCGGCGGTCGCCGAGTCGCCGGTCGTTCCGGTTGCCAGCCGACCCAACGTACAAGCCGTGGCGATCGTGCTCGGCCTCGTACCTGAAGGCGCCCACTCGCCCAGTGCCGAGCCGATGACCTTGCAAGCCAGTTTTGTCATCGCCCGGGGGCTGTCGCGGGCGTTGCTGGCTGACGCCGCAGGCGCACGCATCTACCGGGTGGGGGAGCGCTTGCCCAGTGGCAGCGTGCTGCGCCGGGTGGAGGCCGATCATGTGACGTTGTGGCGCAGCGGGCGTGAAGAACGCCTGGCCCTGCAACAAGAGGCAAAGCCCTGGCTGCGCCGGGTGAGCCTCGAAGCTGAGCGCCCTGCAACGGCGCAGTCCTCGCAATACATACGCCCGGTGGCCGGGCAATCAGAGTGA
- the gspE gene encoding type II secretion system ATPase GspE — protein MSESLVPLPFGFARRHGVLLDGEGATVNLVMRRDAPLTALAEVRRLCGRELPIQVLEPAPFATRLACVYRQGQSAAEQVAQGLDEELDLLSLADQLPQTADLLEQQGDAPIIRLINALLSEAVREQASDVHLETFEQYLSVRMRIDGQLREMLRPRRELASLLVSRIKVMARLDIAEKRVPQDGRMALRLAGHEVDVRVSTLPSAHGERVVLRLLDKQAGRLDLPRLGLPDDTLASLHRLLGKPHGIVLVTGPTGSGKTTSLYAALSSLNDQSRNILTVEDPIEYHLPGIGQMPVNPKVDMTFARGLRAILRQDPDVVMVGEIRDRETAEIAVQASLTGHLVLSTLHTNSAVGAITRLVDMGVDAYLLASSLAGIVAQRLLRALCPSCKTPYVADAATCRRLGLEADIAPRLFRPRGCDECQAGYRGRFGIYELISVSSPLAQLIHLGAAEQALAFEARKTSRSLFQDGRQRVLEGLTSVDELLRITQED, from the coding sequence GTGAGCGAGTCCCTGGTCCCGCTGCCCTTCGGTTTTGCTCGGCGCCACGGCGTGCTGCTGGACGGTGAAGGGGCGACCGTGAACCTGGTGATGCGTCGCGACGCGCCGCTGACCGCGCTGGCTGAGGTCCGTCGGCTGTGTGGCCGGGAACTGCCGATCCAGGTGCTGGAGCCCGCACCGTTCGCGACGCGTCTGGCCTGTGTCTATCGCCAGGGCCAGAGCGCTGCCGAACAGGTGGCCCAAGGGCTGGATGAGGAACTGGACTTGCTCAGCCTGGCCGATCAGTTGCCACAGACCGCCGACCTGCTGGAGCAGCAGGGCGACGCGCCGATTATCCGCTTGATCAACGCCCTGCTCAGCGAAGCGGTCCGCGAGCAGGCGTCGGACGTGCATCTGGAAACGTTCGAACAGTACCTGTCGGTACGCATGCGGATCGACGGTCAGTTACGGGAAATGCTGCGTCCGCGCCGTGAGCTGGCCAGCCTGCTGGTCTCGCGGATCAAGGTCATGGCACGCCTGGATATCGCTGAAAAACGCGTGCCCCAGGACGGGCGGATGGCGTTGCGGCTGGCCGGGCATGAGGTCGATGTGCGGGTCTCGACCCTGCCGTCGGCCCATGGCGAGCGCGTGGTGTTGCGTCTGCTCGACAAGCAGGCCGGGCGCCTGGATCTGCCGCGCCTGGGCCTGCCGGACGACACCCTGGCGAGCCTGCACCGGTTGCTTGGCAAACCCCACGGTATCGTCTTGGTGACCGGTCCCACGGGCTCGGGGAAAACCACCAGCCTGTACGCGGCGCTCAGCAGCCTCAACGACCAGAGCCGCAACATCCTCACCGTCGAAGATCCGATCGAATATCACCTGCCGGGCATCGGCCAGATGCCGGTCAACCCGAAGGTCGACATGACCTTCGCCCGTGGCTTGCGGGCCATTTTGCGCCAGGACCCGGACGTGGTGATGGTGGGCGAAATACGCGATCGCGAGACGGCCGAAATCGCCGTCCAGGCATCCTTGACCGGTCATCTGGTGCTGTCGACCCTGCATACCAACAGCGCCGTCGGCGCGATCACGCGGCTGGTGGACATGGGCGTGGATGCCTATCTGCTGGCCTCGTCCCTGGCCGGCATCGTCGCGCAACGGTTGTTGCGGGCCCTGTGCCCGTCCTGCAAGACGCCTTATGTGGCCGACGCCGCGACCTGTCGGCGTCTCGGGCTCGAGGCCGATATCGCGCCACGGCTGTTCAGGCCTCGGGGGTGCGATGAATGCCAGGCGGGCTATCGCGGGCGTTTTGGCATTTATGAGCTGATCAGTGTCAGCAGCCCGTTGGCGCAACTGATTCACCTGGGGGCGGCCGAACAGGCGCTGGCGTTCGAGGCGCGCAAGACCTCCCGCAGTCTGTTCCAGGACGGGCGCCAGCGGGTCCTGGAAGGCCTGACCAGTGTCGATGAATTGCTGCGCATCACCCAGGAGGATTAG
- a CDS encoding type II secretion system protein GspK, whose translation MRRQDGVALISVLLVLSLALLLVGGMLRSHRLLLHSSAQQLQQVQLRQLGLAAEAWGQVVLEDSLKTLAGPVDLSQDWARLAPALTLEDARVDVDIEDLSGRLNLNPLLAHGQIDQVTLGRWSRLLALLDLPALSLPQVGALEELSQLRLLPGIDGHTLQRLEPWVALLPKDARLNINTAPQQILMTLDGLDAGPAKAVIARRSDTPYASVQAFTGDPLLSGLGLSSHGLDVSSRWFRITVSVTQADRHLRLASDIERDPVTGHWTVRQRRFLPISPRELPYENLALPDR comes from the coding sequence ATGAGGCGCCAAGACGGGGTGGCGTTGATCAGTGTGCTGCTGGTGTTGAGTCTGGCGTTGCTGCTGGTCGGTGGCATGTTGCGCAGCCATCGCCTGTTGTTGCACAGCAGCGCGCAGCAGTTGCAACAGGTCCAGCTGCGTCAATTGGGGCTGGCCGCTGAGGCCTGGGGGCAAGTCGTATTGGAAGACAGCTTGAAAACCCTGGCCGGGCCGGTTGACCTGAGCCAGGACTGGGCCCGGCTGGCGCCTGCACTGACGCTGGAAGACGCCAGGGTAGACGTCGATATCGAGGATCTGTCCGGGCGTCTGAACCTCAACCCACTGCTGGCCCACGGACAGATCGATCAAGTGACCTTGGGGCGCTGGAGCCGATTGCTCGCCCTGCTGGATCTACCGGCGCTGTCGCTGCCCCAGGTCGGCGCGCTGGAGGAATTGAGTCAGCTGCGCCTGTTGCCCGGTATCGACGGTCACACCCTGCAACGCCTGGAGCCTTGGGTGGCACTGCTGCCCAAGGACGCACGGCTGAATATCAACACCGCACCGCAGCAGATCCTGATGACCCTGGATGGCCTGGACGCCGGACCTGCAAAGGCCGTGATCGCACGGCGTTCCGACACGCCCTATGCCAGTGTCCAGGCGTTCACCGGCGACCCGCTGCTGTCCGGCCTGGGCCTGAGCAGCCATGGCCTGGACGTGAGCAGCCGCTGGTTTCGGATCACCGTGAGCGTGACTCAAGCGGACCGCCATCTGCGGCTGGCCTCGGATATCGAACGAGATCCGGTGACCGGGCACTGGACGGTTCGCCAGCGCCGTTTTCTACCCATCAGCCCCCGTGAGCTTCCTTATGAAAACCTGGCTTTACCTGACCGCTGA
- the gspD gene encoding type II secretion system secretin GspD has translation MNSFIRGRVWRALLCLAASCPLMLAGVSRAEEARWQLAMNNAELRDVVEEISGILGKTVVLDPKVSGRISVMSRQALDREGVRRLFYSVLDAHDFTVIDEGERILITPVADARTRAGAGDMKDPAPSQFVTRVIDLQSSIAADVAGLIRPLVSGGGYIGPSVSSNALVVTDTAANVQRITRVVQQLDAGRNRNHEVVQLRHARAGDIASILDASAGKREGDTAGSVIADARGNRLVIIGAPLVRQRLAKLARALDVPATASQDNARVIRLRHSDAKQLAEVLEGLGQDKKGASAQATLRESASASPFMIKADESQNALVLIAEPAQVRTIENIVRELDQPRAQVLIHAAIVEISGDIAEALGVQWGIKSGSAEGVISFSGTNTPIIGELNPKDVDGVLLRLGGDRFSALISALASNTRSNLLSTPSLLTLDNQEAEIIVGKNVPFKTGSYATNGSGADNPFTTVERKDVGISLKIKPYINQGSSLRLEVQQEVSDIAPSVAGVDSSDLITNKRALKSTILADDGEIIVIGGLIRDDVRSQESGVPLLRSIPYLGALFRWTRDTQTKSNLMVFLRPTIVRGKEDLADVSRQRYDALRELSKPGSRQNNSLLLPRDARQLFEPSVEASSADPLPQNRGDL, from the coding sequence ATGAACAGCTTTATCCGGGGCCGTGTCTGGCGCGCCTTGCTCTGTCTTGCCGCGTCCTGCCCGCTGATGCTTGCCGGCGTGTCGCGGGCCGAGGAAGCGCGCTGGCAACTGGCGATGAACAATGCAGAATTGCGCGACGTGGTCGAAGAAATCTCCGGGATCCTGGGCAAGACCGTGGTGCTCGATCCCAAGGTGTCGGGGCGCATCTCCGTCATGTCCCGCCAGGCACTGGATCGCGAAGGTGTGCGCCGGTTGTTCTATTCGGTGCTCGATGCCCACGACTTCACCGTGATCGATGAAGGCGAGCGGATCCTGATCACCCCGGTCGCCGATGCCCGGACCCGGGCCGGTGCCGGCGACATGAAAGATCCGGCGCCATCGCAGTTCGTCACCCGGGTCATCGACCTGCAATCGAGCATCGCAGCCGACGTCGCCGGGCTGATCCGCCCCCTGGTATCGGGTGGTGGCTACATCGGGCCTTCGGTTTCTTCCAACGCGCTGGTGGTGACCGACACGGCCGCCAATGTGCAGCGCATCACCCGGGTCGTGCAGCAGTTGGACGCGGGGCGCAACCGCAATCATGAGGTGGTGCAGTTGCGTCATGCCCGGGCCGGGGATATCGCGTCGATCCTGGACGCCTCCGCCGGTAAGCGCGAGGGTGACACCGCCGGTTCAGTGATCGCCGACGCGCGCGGCAATCGCCTGGTGATCATCGGCGCTCCGTTGGTGCGTCAACGCCTGGCCAAGCTGGCCCGGGCCCTGGACGTTCCGGCCACCGCGTCCCAGGACAATGCCCGGGTCATCCGCTTGCGCCACAGCGATGCCAAGCAATTGGCCGAGGTGTTGGAAGGTCTCGGGCAGGACAAGAAGGGCGCGTCGGCCCAGGCGACTCTCCGGGAAAGCGCTTCCGCCAGCCCGTTCATGATCAAGGCCGATGAAAGCCAGAATGCCCTGGTGCTGATCGCCGAACCGGCCCAGGTCCGCACCATCGAGAACATCGTCCGGGAACTGGACCAACCCCGGGCCCAGGTGCTTATCCATGCCGCCATCGTCGAGATTTCCGGAGACATTGCCGAAGCGCTGGGGGTGCAGTGGGGGATCAAGAGTGGCAGCGCGGAGGGGGTCATCAGTTTTTCGGGAACCAACACTCCGATCATCGGCGAGTTGAACCCCAAGGACGTCGATGGCGTGCTCCTGCGGTTGGGCGGCGATCGCTTCAGCGCACTGATCTCGGCCCTGGCGAGCAATACCCGCAGCAACCTGCTTTCCACCCCCAGCCTGCTGACCCTGGATAACCAGGAGGCGGAAATCATTGTCGGCAAGAACGTGCCGTTCAAGACCGGTTCCTACGCCACCAACGGCAGCGGCGCGGACAATCCCTTTACCACGGTGGAGCGCAAGGACGTCGGCATCAGCCTCAAGATCAAACCCTATATCAACCAGGGTTCCTCCTTGCGCCTTGAGGTCCAGCAGGAAGTCTCGGACATTGCCCCGTCTGTTGCGGGCGTGGATTCGTCGGACCTGATCACCAACAAGCGTGCCTTGAAGAGCACGATCCTGGCGGACGACGGCGAGATCATCGTCATCGGTGGCCTGATCCGCGACGATGTCCGTTCCCAGGAAAGCGGCGTGCCGTTGCTGCGCAGCATTCCGTACCTGGGCGCCCTGTTTCGCTGGACCCGCGACACCCAGACCAAAAGCAACCTGATGGTGTTCCTGCGGCCCACCATCGTGCGCGGCAAGGAAGACCTGGCGGATGTCAGTCGCCAGCGCTACGACGCGCTGCGGGAACTGAGCAAGCCGGGCTCGCGGCAGAACAATTCTCTGCTGCTGCCCCGAGATGCGCGCCAGTTGTTCGAGCCTTCCGTGGAAGCGTCGTCGGCAGATCCGTTGCCGCAGAATCGGGGTGATCTGTGA
- the gspH gene encoding type II secretion system minor pseudopilin GspH, with the protein MSRHCRGFTLLELMVVMVLIGVLAGMVSLAIGPSPAREARQQAQDFVRVVQQLRERAVLDGLEYGVRVQPRGYQALRLDARGWTAVTAMHRLPEGMTFGLEQDGHVWVLDETPGAPQLLMLSSDEISPFRLFVKIAGQRIAQVSSDGLAEPSIDE; encoded by the coding sequence ATGAGCCGTCATTGTCGAGGTTTCACCTTGCTGGAGTTGATGGTGGTCATGGTCCTGATCGGCGTGTTGGCGGGCATGGTCAGCCTCGCCATCGGGCCGAGCCCGGCGCGTGAGGCCCGCCAGCAGGCCCAGGACTTCGTCCGAGTGGTGCAACAGTTGCGCGAGCGGGCGGTGCTGGATGGGCTGGAATACGGTGTGCGGGTCCAGCCTCGCGGTTATCAGGCATTGCGACTCGACGCCCGGGGTTGGACAGCGGTGACGGCCATGCACCGGTTACCTGAAGGCATGACGTTTGGGCTGGAGCAGGACGGCCACGTCTGGGTCCTCGACGAGACGCCAGGCGCACCGCAATTGCTGATGCTCAGCAGCGACGAGATCAGCCCGTTCAGGTTGTTCGTGAAGATTGCCGGCCAGCGTATCGCCCAGGTGTCGAGCGATGGTCTGGCGGAGCCGTCGATTGATGAGTGA
- the gspF gene encoding type II secretion system inner membrane protein GspF gives MPTFDYRAEDAHGRRCKGRVEADSARHARQLLRERGLLPWELREGEAQATLGTRFAGGRLGPADLALLTLQLSTLIQAGLPLEESLLAVAQQSQKRRVVHLLSAVRTRVMEGQALATALKAFPQAFPELFCATVAAGEQSGHLGQVLEQLATYTQARQASRQRIQLALVYPLILLLACVAIVAFLLGYVVPDVVRIFIDSGQPLPWLTQALIAVSDGLRRHGALMFVALAGLFGLWRWSLRQPLWRLRWHRLLLRLPLLGEVLRAMEAARFASTLAILSRSAVPLVDALHIAAQVIGNLTIRARMADVARSVREGGTLTRGLELGGDIPPLMLHMIASGERVGELDRMLARAAEQQEASLAARIALVVSLFEPAMLVVMGGVVLLIVMAILLPVLSLNQLVN, from the coding sequence ATGCCGACCTTCGACTATCGGGCCGAAGACGCCCATGGCCGGCGCTGCAAGGGACGGGTGGAGGCCGACAGCGCCCGTCATGCCCGGCAGTTATTGCGCGAGCGCGGGTTGCTGCCCTGGGAACTGCGCGAGGGCGAGGCGCAAGCCACCTTGGGCACCCGCTTCGCCGGGGGGCGTCTGGGCCCGGCCGACCTGGCATTGCTGACATTGCAGCTGTCCACGCTGATCCAGGCCGGATTACCTCTTGAAGAGTCCTTGCTGGCCGTGGCGCAACAGAGCCAGAAGCGCCGCGTGGTCCATCTGCTGTCGGCGGTGCGCACTCGTGTAATGGAAGGCCAAGCATTGGCCACGGCCCTGAAAGCGTTTCCCCAGGCCTTCCCCGAGCTGTTCTGCGCCACCGTCGCGGCGGGCGAACAATCCGGTCACCTGGGCCAGGTGCTGGAGCAACTGGCGACGTACACCCAGGCGCGTCAGGCGTCGCGCCAGCGCATTCAACTGGCGTTGGTGTATCCGCTGATTCTGCTGTTGGCCTGTGTTGCGATTGTCGCTTTCCTGCTGGGCTACGTGGTGCCGGATGTGGTCAGGATTTTTATCGACAGCGGTCAGCCGTTGCCCTGGCTCACCCAGGCGCTGATCGCGGTGAGTGATGGGTTGCGCCGCCATGGGGCGCTGATGTTCGTGGCCCTGGCCGGCTTGTTCGGGCTGTGGCGCTGGAGCCTGCGGCAACCGTTGTGGCGCCTGCGCTGGCATCGCCTGCTGCTTCGGCTGCCGCTGTTGGGCGAGGTGTTGCGGGCGATGGAAGCGGCCCGATTCGCCAGCACCCTGGCGATCCTGAGCCGGAGCGCCGTGCCCTTGGTGGACGCGTTGCACATCGCCGCGCAGGTCATCGGCAACCTGACCATCCGCGCTCGCATGGCCGATGTTGCCCGTTCGGTGCGCGAAGGCGGGACTCTCACCCGCGGCCTGGAACTGGGCGGCGATATCCCGCCGCTGATGCTGCACATGATCGCCAGCGGCGAACGGGTCGGTGAACTCGACCGCATGCTGGCCCGCGCCGCCGAACAACAGGAGGCCAGCCTCGCGGCGCGAATCGCGCTGGTGGTGAGTCTTTTCGAACCGGCCATGTTGGTGGTGATGGGCGGCGTTGTGCTGCTGATCGTCATGGCCATTCTCCTGCCTGTCTTGAGCCTCAACCAATTGGTGAATTGA
- the gspI gene encoding type II secretion system minor pseudopilin GspI, whose amino-acid sequence MSEFRRPAACRGFTLLEVMIALTIFATVAAAVLSASQFVLRQSAALEDRLFGAWLADNQLSELRLQAVTPPGRQHLTRSLDRRDWALQQHIAPARDPRLLQVDIQVSRAGSTSAVHQVTGWIRNRHE is encoded by the coding sequence ATGAGTGAGTTTCGCCGACCGGCCGCTTGCAGGGGATTTACCTTGCTGGAGGTCATGATCGCCCTGACGATTTTTGCGACGGTGGCAGCGGCTGTGCTGTCGGCCAGCCAGTTCGTGCTCAGGCAAAGTGCCGCGCTCGAGGACCGCCTGTTCGGTGCCTGGCTGGCCGACAACCAATTGAGCGAGCTGCGCCTGCAAGCCGTCACGCCGCCGGGCCGACAGCACCTGACCCGGTCGCTGGATCGTCGCGACTGGGCCCTGCAACAGCACATCGCCCCGGCCCGCGACCCGCGTCTGCTGCAAGTCGACATCCAGGTCAGCCGCGCCGGCAGCACGTCCGCCGTACACCAGGTGACCGGGTGGATCCGCAACCGTCATGAATAG
- a CDS encoding type II secretion system protein GspJ yields the protein MNRQSGFTLLELVIAIALFALLGLAGWRLFDAVVRTQQGAGQHEREVRALQRAVAVIERDVWQAVADSVVLAPERLQLQRSHWRNPLDQPRSERQTVSYRLEGAVLWRDSFGEGTTSVQRQRLLDDVRSLGWRLFDPQRGWHGETAGDAPPLALELTVSAGRFEQVRRVLLLPGALP from the coding sequence ATGAATAGACAGTCGGGGTTCACCTTGTTGGAACTGGTCATCGCCATCGCGCTCTTTGCGCTGCTCGGCCTCGCCGGTTGGCGTCTGTTCGACGCTGTCGTACGTACTCAGCAAGGGGCCGGTCAGCATGAGCGGGAAGTCAGGGCCTTGCAGCGCGCCGTGGCAGTGATCGAGCGCGATGTGTGGCAGGCCGTCGCCGATTCCGTTGTGCTCGCGCCGGAACGCCTGCAATTGCAACGTAGCCATTGGCGCAATCCGCTGGATCAGCCGCGCAGCGAACGGCAGACGGTGAGCTATCGACTTGAGGGCGCAGTGTTGTGGCGCGACAGCTTCGGTGAGGGAACGACCAGTGTGCAGCGGCAGAGGTTGCTCGACGATGTCCGCAGCCTGGGCTGGCGTCTGTTTGACCCGCAACGGGGTTGGCACGGCGAAACGGCGGGCGATGCCCCACCGCTGGCATTGGAGCTGACCGTGTCGGCGGGACGCTTCGAGCAGGTTCGTCGGGTGCTGTTGTTGCCGGGAGCGTTGCCATGA
- the gbpA gene encoding N-acetylglucosamine-binding protein GbpA gives MKSNFNKSTVLTGCASSLVLLSTMMVSQGAFSHGFLEVPPSRALLCQKGENKNCGGAQYEPQSTGETFKGFPNGAGGAPLQGPIDGKIASGGHPLFSALDAQSATRWHLTEIRDRNIAFQWQYTAVHPATRHEYFITRDGWNPNEALKRASFDSAPFCTVDGGNQTPKPGARHHCLIPDSKSGHHVILAVWTVGDTDNAFYDPADVNILVEAALPGGWSPVGSIASSTPLLAGDKVKARAFSATGENPQYSVAISIDSAEEGRPENWSFKLAEAINEAHPLIRAGIRDDEGNITPVRGTNNLYAQKESGVSRYEVQLDMQEDAGASMTIASLQPEYVLDKGRVNLAFAAQTNRRMNLEATLLDEKNKPVGVVSQSAGEGNIGLSMDVRSAPGAHTLTLLGTTEDGRTTRQETRSVVLTGEGADIEYDFVFPESLGEYTAGTKVLQPKTNEVFECKPFPASGYCKQYSPTANGFEPGVGASWQSAWDKL, from the coding sequence ATGAAAAGCAACTTCAACAAGAGCACGGTATTAACGGGATGTGCCTCGTCACTCGTCCTCTTGTCGACCATGATGGTGTCCCAGGGGGCGTTCTCCCATGGCTTCCTTGAAGTACCGCCTTCGCGTGCGTTGCTGTGCCAGAAAGGTGAAAACAAGAACTGCGGTGGCGCGCAATACGAGCCCCAGAGCACGGGTGAAACCTTCAAGGGCTTTCCCAACGGAGCGGGCGGCGCACCTCTGCAAGGGCCCATTGACGGAAAAATTGCCAGCGGTGGTCACCCGCTGTTTTCCGCCCTTGATGCGCAGTCGGCCACGCGCTGGCACCTGACTGAAATCCGCGACCGCAACATTGCCTTCCAATGGCAATACACTGCCGTGCACCCGGCGACCCGGCATGAGTATTTCATTACCCGCGACGGCTGGAACCCGAACGAAGCCCTCAAGCGTGCTTCGTTCGACAGTGCGCCGTTCTGCACCGTAGACGGCGGCAACCAGACCCCGAAACCGGGTGCCAGGCACCACTGCCTCATACCCGACAGCAAGTCGGGACATCATGTGATCCTGGCGGTCTGGACGGTGGGTGATACCGACAACGCGTTCTACGACCCGGCGGATGTGAACATCCTCGTCGAAGCCGCACTGCCGGGTGGCTGGTCGCCGGTGGGCAGCATTGCATCGTCGACCCCACTGCTGGCGGGCGACAAGGTCAAGGCGCGGGCGTTCTCCGCCACCGGCGAAAATCCCCAGTACAGCGTGGCTATCAGCATTGACTCCGCCGAGGAAGGCAGGCCTGAGAACTGGTCGTTCAAACTGGCCGAAGCCATCAACGAGGCGCATCCCCTGATCCGTGCAGGTATTCGCGACGATGAGGGCAACATCACCCCGGTCCGAGGCACCAACAACCTGTACGCCCAGAAAGAAAGCGGCGTGAGCCGGTATGAAGTGCAGCTGGACATGCAGGAAGACGCCGGCGCCAGCATGACCATTGCGTCCCTGCAACCGGAATATGTACTCGACAAGGGCCGCGTCAACCTGGCGTTCGCCGCGCAGACAAACCGCCGGATGAACCTTGAAGCCACGTTGCTCGATGAGAAAAACAAGCCGGTCGGTGTCGTCAGCCAATCCGCGGGTGAAGGCAATATCGGGCTGAGCATGGATGTGCGCAGTGCTCCGGGTGCCCATACCCTGACGCTGCTGGGTACCACCGAGGACGGGCGGACCACTCGCCAGGAGACCCGCAGCGTTGTCCTGACCGGTGAGGGCGCGGATATCGAATACGACTTCGTGTTCCCTGAAAGCCTCGGTGAATACACCGCCGGTACGAAGGTGTTGCAGCCCAAGACCAACGAAGTCTTCGAGTGCAAGCCGTTCCCTGCGTCCGGTTACTGCAAGCAGTACAGCCCGACGGCGAACGGTTTCGAGCCGGGTGTCGGTGCCTCCTGGCAAAGCGCCTGGGACAAGTTGTAA
- the gspG gene encoding type II secretion system major pseudopilin GspG has protein sequence MKLQSNRAVRSQHGFTLIEIMVVVVIIGVLGAMVVPQFMSRPDQAKVTAARTDIQAISTALEMYRLDNFQYPSTRQGLEALSKRPSGTPVAKNWNVQGYLKNLPVDPWGTPYQYLNPGLKALDGSYDLYSLGADGEPGGDGAAADIGNWAE, from the coding sequence ATGAAACTTCAAAGCAACCGAGCCGTACGCTCCCAACACGGCTTTACCCTGATCGAAATCATGGTGGTGGTGGTCATCATCGGCGTGCTGGGCGCCATGGTGGTGCCGCAGTTCATGAGCCGGCCCGACCAGGCCAAGGTCACGGCCGCCCGCACCGATATCCAGGCGATTTCCACCGCGTTGGAAATGTACCGGCTCGATAACTTCCAGTACCCGTCGACCCGGCAGGGTCTCGAGGCGCTGAGCAAACGTCCCTCCGGCACCCCCGTCGCAAAGAACTGGAACGTACAGGGTTATCTGAAAAACCTGCCGGTCGATCCCTGGGGCACGCCCTACCAGTATCTCAACCCTGGCCTCAAGGCACTCGATGGCAGCTACGACCTGTACTCGCTGGGCGCCGATGGTGAGCCGGGCGGTGATGGCGCAGCGGCCGACATCGGCAACTGGGCCGAATGA
- the hemE gene encoding uroporphyrinogen decarboxylase produces MTALKNDRFLRALLKQPVDVTPVWMMRQAGRYLPEYRASRAKAGDFMSLCMNPQFACEVTLQPLDRYPQLDAAILFSDILTIPDAMGQGLYFETGEGPRFKKVVSTLADVEALPIPDPQKDLGYVMDAVSTIRRELNGRVPLIGFSGSPWTLATYMVEGGSSKDFRKTKAMLYDDPQAMHLLLDKLAQSVTSYLNGQILAGAQAVQIFDTWGGNLSAAAYQEFSLAYMRKIVSGLIREHEGRKVPVILFTKNGGLWLESIAEAGADALGLDWTCDIGNARERVGHKVALQGNMDPTVLYAKPEAIRAEVGRILASYGKGSGHVFNLGHGITPEVDPEHAGAFLRAVHELSAQYHA; encoded by the coding sequence ATGACTGCCCTGAAGAACGACCGTTTCCTTCGCGCCCTGCTCAAGCAACCCGTAGACGTCACCCCGGTGTGGATGATGCGTCAGGCCGGTCGCTATTTGCCGGAGTACCGCGCCAGTCGTGCCAAGGCCGGCGACTTCATGAGCCTGTGCATGAATCCCCAGTTCGCCTGCGAAGTGACGCTGCAGCCGCTGGATCGCTACCCGCAGCTGGACGCGGCGATCCTCTTCTCCGACATCCTCACCATTCCCGACGCCATGGGCCAGGGCCTGTACTTCGAGACCGGCGAAGGCCCGCGCTTCAAGAAAGTCGTCAGCACCCTGGCCGACGTCGAGGCCCTGCCGATTCCCGATCCGCAAAAAGACCTGGGCTACGTCATGGACGCGGTCAGCACCATTCGCCGCGAACTCAACGGCCGCGTGCCGCTGATCGGTTTCTCCGGCAGCCCGTGGACCCTGGCCACCTACATGGTCGAAGGTGGTTCGTCGAAAGACTTCCGCAAGACCAAGGCCATGCTCTACGACGACCCGCAAGCCATGCACCTGTTGCTGGACAAGCTGGCGCAGTCGGTCACCTCTTACCTCAACGGCCAGATCCTGGCCGGTGCGCAAGCGGTGCAGATCTTCGACACCTGGGGCGGCAACCTGTCGGCGGCGGCGTACCAGGAGTTCTCCCTGGCCTACATGCGCAAGATTGTCAGCGGCCTGATCCGCGAGCATGAAGGCCGCAAGGTCCCGGTGATCCTGTTCACCAAGAACGGCGGCCTGTGGCTGGAAAGCATCGCCGAGGCCGGTGCCGACGCCCTGGGCCTGGACTGGACCTGCGACATCGGCAACGCTCGCGAACGCGTTGGGCACAAGGTTGCGCTGCAAGGCAACATGGACCCGACCGTGCTCTACGCCAAGCCCGAGGCCATCCGTGCTGAAGTCGGGCGTATCCTCGCCAGCTATGGCAAGGGCAGTGGCCATGTGTTCAACCTTGGCCATGGCATTACCCCGGAAGTCGATCCGGAGCATGCCGGTGCGTTCCTGCGGGCGGTGCATGAGCTGTCGGCGCAATATCACGCCTAG